In a single window of the Botrytis cinerea B05.10 chromosome 12, complete sequence genome:
- the Bcfad1 gene encoding Bcfad1, with the protein MRGTRDMQDRDENHIEKQWQAACAERGDPDTDAVNNVGLGKREDGKGNGDGNGDIDQANNLLERCDEVARKVNGFLEEQFGEEEQVLRGVQKQTRIALRVIGECLERYSLEEISFSYNGGKDCLVLLILLLAALSNHQSSSSTSPSSKPTPKPLPLALPSVYILSPHPFPEVDTFVASSSAHYHLRLSRYASPMKEAFTQYLRDHPVVKAILVGTRRTDPHGADLTHFDLTDGGWPRFMRVHPVIDWHYREIWGFIRHLNIPYCPLYDQGYTSLGGTTDTHPNPVLVAENSQGEGEGEKKFRPAYELVEDEEERLGRDY; encoded by the exons ATGAGAGGAACACGCGATATGCAGGACAGAGATGAGAATCATATTGAAAAGCAATGGCAGGCTGCTTGCGCTGAGCGAGGGGACCCGGATACGGATGCTGTGAATAATGTCGGGTTGGGGAAAAGAGAGGATGGGAAggggaatggggatgggaatggggataTAGATCAGGCGAATAATTTGCTAGAGAGATGCGATGAGGTAGCGCGGAAAGTAAATGGGTTTCTGGAAGAACAGTTTGGTGAGGAGGAGCAGGTATTGAGGGGAGTGCAGAAACAGACCAGGATTGCGCTGAGGGTTATTGGGGAGTGTTTGGAGAGGTATAG TTTAGAAGAAATCTCATTTTCCTACAACGGCGGAAAAGACTGTCTGGTCCtactcatcctcctcctcgccgCGCTATCCAATCAccaatcctcttcctccacaTCCCCATCTTCAAAACCGACTCCCAAACCCCTCCCCCTCGCTCTCCCCTCCGTCTACATACTCTCCCCGCATCCCTTCCCCGAAGTCGACACCTTTGTCGCCTCATCCTCCGCACACTACCATCTGCGACTTTCGCGCTATGCGTCACCGATGAAAGAAGCCTTTACGCAATACCTGCGCGATCACCCTGTTGTAAAGGCGATTTTGGTCGGCACCCGCCGGACGGATCCGCACGGTGCGGATTTGACGCATTTTGATCTGACGGATGGGGGGTGGCCTAGGTTTATGAGGGTGCATCCGGTGATTGATTGGCATTATCGGGAGATATGGGGG TTCATCCGCCACCTCAATATCCCCTACTGTCCGCTCTACGATCAAGGTTACACATCATTAGGAGGCACAACTGACACCCACCCGAATCCAGTCCTAGTCGCCGAGAACAgccaaggagaaggagagggcgaaaagaaattcagaCCCGCGTATGAATTggtagaagatgaagaggagagattAGGACGAGATTATTAG
- the Bcgal10 gene encoding Bcgal10: MSVGTVLITGGTGYIGSFTTLALLEHGYNVVIVDSLYNSSVVALDRIETLCGKRPDFYQVDITDEAELEKVFAAHPKIDSVIHFAALKAVGESSEIPLEYYRVNVGGTISLLRCMSKYDVTNIVFSSSATVYGDATRVPNMIPIPEHCPIGPTNPYGRTKSTIEDVITDHVNAQRNNLKKKGEKYEQWNGALLRYFNPAGAHPSGIMGEDPLGVPFNLLPLLGQVATGKREKLLVFGDDYSSRDGTAIRDYIHVVDLAKGHLAALNHLREQQPGVRSWNLGSGRGSTVFEMVKAFSHVVGRDLPYQVVDRRAGDVLDLTANPTRANEELKWKTELTLEDACEHLWKWVSNNPQGYRQDFPENLLSDYKESLKKNN, translated from the exons ATGTCAGTTGGAACAGTTTTGATCACTGG AGGCACTGGCTACATCGGTTCTTTTACAACTTTGGCCTTGCTCGAACATGGCTACAATGTGGTAATTGTCGATAGTTTATACAACTCTTCTGTTGTCGCATTGGATCGCATTGAAACACTATGCGGCAAGCGACCAGATTTTTACCAAGTCGATATCACCGATGAGGCAGAGCTAGAGAAGGTTTTTGCTGCACATCCAAAGATTGATAGTGTCATTCACTTTGCGGCTTTAAAG GCAGTTGGAGAATCTTCCGAAATCCCACTCGAATACTATCGCGTCAACGTTGGCGGCACAATCTCTCTTTTGAGATGCATGAGCAAATATGACGTCACCAATATCGTCTTCTCTTCGTCCGCCACCGTCTATGGTGATGCGACTCGAGTTCCAAACATGATTCCTATCCCAGAACATTGCCCAATTGGACCCACAAACCCATACGGACGCACCAAGAGCACAATTGAAGATGTCATCACTGATCATGTCAATGCGCAAAGAAacaatttgaagaagaagggagagaaatATGAGCAATGGAATGGTGCATTGCTGAGATACTTCAACCCAGCTGGTGCTCACCCAAGTGGCATCATGGGCGAAGATCCTCTAGGCGTCCCATTTAACCTCTTGCCTTTGTTAGGCCAGGTTGCTACTGGAAAACGAGAAAAATTACTCGTATTTGGTGATG ACTATTCTTCTCGGGACGGTACCGCTATTCGCGATTATATCCACGTTGTCGATTTGGCAAAGGGTCATCTCGCCGCTCTAAATCACCTCCGCGAACAACAACCAGGTGTTCGCTCATGGAACTTGGGATCTGGCCGTGGATCTACCGTCTTCGAAATGGTCAAAGCATTCAGTCATGTTGTAGGACGTGACCTTCCATATCAAGTAGTTGATCGCCGAGCAGGTGATGTTCTAGATTTGACTGCCAATCCTACGCGCGCCAATGAGGAATTGAAGTGGAAGACTGAGTTGACATTAGAAGATGCTTGTGAGCATTTGTGGAAGTGGGTTAGTAATAACCCACAAGGTTATCGTCAAGATTTCCCGGAGAATCTGTTGAGTGATTATAaggagagtttgaagaagaataattAG
- the Bczta1 gene encoding Bczta1 — MSAVPQKMKAVVIEKTGGVEVLDYRSDVQVPVPGEGEVLVKNEFVGVNYIDTYFRTGLYPSPKPEILGREAEGTVVSLGPSTTTNLKVNDRVVYMGTSAYAEYTVVPAAKVHTVPSEIAPGIAAAAFLQGLTALTLIREAYHVQRDDWILVHAAAGGVGLWLCQLLRVVGAKVIATASSEEKLKLAKENGALVGINNKEEDIVKRVLEITGGEGVHATFDSVGKDTFDGDLEVVRRKGTVVSFGNASGAVPPFAISKLAAKNLKVLRPTLFGYIATREEFERYTAELFDFIIKDKLNVRVHGIYPLEEIRRAHTDIEGRATMGKLLLKV; from the exons ATGTCGGCGGTTCCGCAGAAAATGAAGGCGGTGGTGATTGAGAAGACCGGGGGCGTGGAGGTTTTGGATTATAGATCGGATGTGCAGGTGCCGGTGCcgggggagggagaggttTTGGTGAAGAATGAGTTTGTGGGGGTCAATTATATTGATAC CTATTTCCGCACAGGTCTCTATCCCTCTCCCAAACCCGAAATCCTCGGCCGCGAAGCAGAAGGCACCGTCGTTTCTCTCGGTCCCTCCACAACCACAAATCTCAAAGTCAATGATCGAGTAGTCTACATGGGTACCTCGGCCTACGCTGAATACACCGTTGTCCCCGCAGCAAAAGTGCACACTGTTCCCTCGGAAATCGCCCCTGGTATCGCCGCTGCAGCTTTTCTTCAAGGTCTCACAGCCCTGACTCTCATTCGGGAAGCGTACCATGTGCAACGCGatgattggattttggtTCATGCTGCGGCGGGTGGTGTAGGTCTATGGTTGTGTCAGCTGTTGAGAGTGGTAGGTGCGAAGGTTATTGCGACGGCGAGTTCGGAggagaaattgaagttggCGAAGGAGAATGGGGCGTTGGTGGGGATCAATAATAAGGAAGAGGATATTGTTAAGAGGGTACTTGAGATTACTGGGGGAGAGGGTGTTCATGCGACCTTTGATAGTGTGGGGAAGGATACTTTTGATGGGGACTTAGAGGTGGTGAGAAGAAAGGGGACGGTGGTTAGTTTCGGTAATGCT TCTGGAGCAGTACCTCCCTTTGCAATTTCCAAACTAGCAGCAAAGAATCTAAAGGTTCTTCGTCCAACACTTTTTGGATACATAGCTACCCGcgaagaatttgagagataCACGGCGGAActctttgattttattattaaggATAAGTTGAATGTGAGGGTTCATGGTATATATCCTTTGGAGGAGATAAGGAGGGCACATACGGATATTGAGGGACGGGCGACGATGGGCAAATTATTGTTGAAGGTTTAG